In Sphingobium sp. Z007, one DNA window encodes the following:
- a CDS encoding aminotransferase translates to MTGAPLGHSVYRDMPTTIFDHMSARARETGAINLGQGFPEGPGPRAVLQAAADALLTRSSQYPPMAGLAELRAAVADHYARHQQLYLSPQEVNVTSGATEAIAASLLALVQPGDEVLLLAPLYDAYLPLVERAGGVAKVVTLTPPDWRVTRESLTAAITPRTRILLMNNPVNPTGIVLRPEELALLADICVAHDLIAICDEVWEQTVYDGVPHCPLMAFPGMRDRTVKIGSAGKIFSVTGWKVGWMCAAPPIATLLARAHQFLTFTTPPNLQWAVAEGLAYPDAWFADQRAAYQASRDRLAAGLTAAGYVVQPSAATWFLSIDLPASGITLDDVTFCNRIIEEAGVAAIPISAFYPDASVTHLVRLCFSKTDQTLDQAIERLAAFRARLG, encoded by the coding sequence AGGGGTTTCCCGAAGGCCCCGGCCCCCGCGCGGTGTTGCAAGCCGCCGCCGACGCGCTGCTGACCCGGTCCAGCCAATATCCGCCCATGGCGGGCCTGGCCGAACTGCGCGCCGCGGTCGCCGATCATTATGCCCGCCACCAGCAACTCTATCTAAGCCCGCAGGAGGTCAACGTCACCTCCGGCGCGACCGAAGCGATCGCCGCCAGCCTGCTGGCGCTGGTGCAACCGGGCGACGAGGTGCTGCTGCTCGCCCCGCTCTACGACGCTTATCTGCCGCTGGTGGAGCGGGCCGGCGGCGTCGCCAAAGTGGTGACGCTGACCCCGCCCGACTGGCGCGTGACCCGCGAATCCCTGACCGCTGCTATCACGCCCCGCACCCGCATCCTGCTCATGAACAATCCGGTCAACCCGACCGGCATCGTCCTGCGGCCGGAAGAGCTGGCGCTGCTCGCCGACATCTGCGTCGCCCATGACCTCATCGCCATCTGCGACGAAGTCTGGGAACAGACCGTCTATGACGGCGTCCCCCACTGCCCGTTGATGGCGTTTCCGGGCATGCGCGACCGCACCGTCAAGATCGGGTCGGCGGGCAAGATTTTCTCGGTCACCGGGTGGAAGGTCGGCTGGATGTGCGCCGCCCCGCCGATCGCCACCCTGCTCGCCCGCGCGCATCAGTTCCTGACCTTCACCACCCCGCCCAATCTGCAATGGGCTGTGGCGGAAGGTCTGGCCTACCCCGACGCCTGGTTTGCCGACCAGCGCGCCGCCTATCAGGCGTCGCGCGACCGGCTGGCGGCGGGGCTGACGGCGGCCGGCTATGTCGTGCAGCCCAGCGCCGCGACCTGGTTCCTGTCGATCGACCTGCCAGCATCAGGCATCACGCTGGACGACGTCACTTTCTGCAACCGCATCATTGAAGAAGCAGGCGTGGCGGCGATCCCGATCAGCGCCTTCTACCCCGACGCGTCCGTCACACATCTGGTCCGCCTCTGCTTTTCCAAGACGGACCAGACATTGGATCAGGCGATCGAACGGCTCGCCGCCTTTCGCGCCAGGCTGGGCTGA